One part of the Nostoc sp. PCC 7120 = FACHB-418 genome encodes these proteins:
- a CDS encoding BrnA antitoxin family protein: protein MNQESEFPFDKARRVTPEENQKFRDAIADQFGVTLRKRGRPAKDEEEKYEPISIRFHPKIIAWAKEEAEKRGIGYQTVINEALLEKIG, encoded by the coding sequence ATGAATCAGGAATCTGAGTTTCCTTTTGACAAAGCAAGACGAGTTACACCAGAAGAAAATCAAAAATTCAGAGATGCGATCGCAGATCAGTTTGGGGTTACACTCAGGAAGCGCGGACGACCGGCTAAGGATGAAGAGGAAAAGTATGAGCCGATTTCAATCAGATTTCATCCTAAAATCATAGCCTGGGCAAAGGAAGAAGCAGAAAAGCGAGGGATAGGCTATCAAACGGTTATCAATGAAGCACTATTGGAGAAAATAGGCTAA
- a CDS encoding CP12 domain-containing protein yields the protein MLKASDVMTKDVATIRSSATVAEAVKLMRARDWRALIVDRRHEQDAYGIISESDIVYKVIAYGKDPNKIRVYEVMSKPCIAINPDLGLEYVARLFADYGLHRAPVIQGDLRGIISLTDILAQSDFLEQPYTILLEQQLQDEIKKARAVCTQTGINSEECAAAWDAVEEMQAEIAHQRAEKVSKTAFEDYCDEYPEALEARLYEL from the coding sequence ATGTTAAAAGCATCAGACGTTATGACAAAAGATGTGGCTACTATTCGTAGTTCCGCAACTGTAGCTGAAGCCGTGAAATTAATGCGCGCTAGAGATTGGCGGGCGCTAATTGTAGACCGTCGCCACGAACAAGATGCTTACGGCATTATTAGTGAGAGCGATATTGTTTATAAAGTCATTGCCTATGGTAAAGACCCTAATAAAATACGAGTTTACGAAGTCATGAGCAAGCCTTGTATCGCTATCAATCCCGACCTTGGTTTAGAGTACGTAGCTCGATTATTTGCTGATTACGGTCTCCACAGAGCGCCTGTGATTCAAGGCGATTTGCGAGGTATTATCTCTCTGACTGATATTTTGGCTCAGAGTGACTTTCTGGAACAGCCCTACACCATTCTATTAGAACAACAATTACAAGACGAAATTAAAAAAGCTCGTGCTGTGTGTACTCAAACAGGGATTAACTCCGAAGAATGCGCCGCCGCCTGGGATGCAGTGGAAGAAATGCAGGCAGAAATAGCACACCAACGAGCCGAAAAAGTTAGCAAAACCGCTTTTGAAGATTACTGCGACGAGTACCCAGAGGCGTTAGAAGCTCGGCTTTATGAATTGTAG
- the hoxU gene encoding bidirectional hydrogenase complex protein HoxU: protein MSVKTLTINDQLISAQEEETLLQAAQEAGIHIPTLCHLEGVGDVGACRLCLVEITGSNKLLPACVTKVAEGMEVRTNSDRLQKYRRTIVEMLFAEGNHICSVCVANNNCELQDLAIEMGMDHVRLEYHFPNRKVDISHDRFGVDHNRCVLCTRCIRVCDEIEGAHTWDMAGRGTNSHVITDLSQPWGTSDTCTSCGKCVNACPTGAIFYQGSSVGEMKRDRAKLDFLVTAREKQQWNL, encoded by the coding sequence ATGTCAGTCAAAACTTTAACAATTAACGACCAACTCATTAGCGCTCAAGAGGAGGAAACCTTACTACAGGCGGCGCAAGAGGCGGGGATTCATATTCCGACACTGTGCCATTTAGAAGGGGTTGGTGATGTGGGTGCTTGTCGGCTGTGTTTGGTGGAAATTACTGGTAGTAACAAATTGTTACCGGCTTGTGTCACGAAAGTTGCCGAAGGGATGGAAGTTCGCACAAATAGCGATCGCCTACAAAAATACCGTCGTACAATTGTCGAAATGCTTTTTGCTGAGGGCAATCACATTTGTTCTGTTTGCGTGGCTAATAATAATTGCGAACTGCAAGACCTAGCCATTGAAATGGGCATGGATCATGTGCGTCTAGAATACCATTTCCCAAATCGCAAAGTTGATATTTCTCACGATCGCTTTGGTGTTGACCATAACCGTTGTGTACTTTGTACTCGCTGCATCCGTGTTTGTGATGAAATCGAAGGCGCACACACTTGGGATATGGCAGGTAGGGGAACAAACTCTCACGTAATTACCGACCTCAGCCAACCTTGGGGAACCTCTGACACTTGTACTTCCTGCGGTAAATGCGTCAATGCTTGCCCCACAGGAGCTATATTCTACCAGGGTTCCAGCGTTGGAGAAATGAAACGCGATCGCGCCAAACTCGATTTTTTAGTCACAGCACGGGAAAAACAGCAATGGAACCTTTAG
- a CDS encoding Ni/Fe hydrogenase subunit alpha produces the protein MSKRIVIDPVTRIEGHAKISIYLDDTGQVNDARFHVTEFRGFEKFCEGRPLWEMPGITARICGICPVSHLLASAKAGDRILSVTIPPTATKLRRLMNLGQILQSHALSFFHLSAPDFLLGMDSDPQKRNIFGLIAAQPELARGGIRLRQFGQEIIEVLGGAKIHPAWAVPGGVREPLSAEGRTHIQERIPEARTIALDALDRFKKLLKDYEKEAQTFGNFPSLFMGLVTPDGLWETYDGYIRFVDSAGNIIADKLDPTRYQEFIGEAVQPDSYLKSPYYRPLGYPDQHDQCRIDSGMYRVGPLARLNICSHIGTTLADRELREFRELTSGTAKSSFFYHYARLIEILACIEHIEILLNDPDILSTRLRSEAGVNQLEGVGVSEAPRGTLFHHYQVDENGLLQKVNLIIATGQNNLAMNRTVAQIARHFIQGTEILEGMLNRVEAGIRAFDPCLSCSTHAAGQMPLHIQLVAADGNIVNQVWRE, from the coding sequence ATGTCTAAACGAATCGTCATCGACCCCGTTACCCGCATTGAAGGTCACGCCAAGATTAGTATCTACTTGGACGATACTGGACAGGTAAACGATGCGCGCTTTCATGTCACAGAATTTCGTGGGTTTGAAAAGTTTTGCGAAGGTCGTCCTTTGTGGGAAATGCCGGGGATTACAGCGCGGATTTGTGGTATTTGTCCGGTGAGTCACTTGTTGGCTTCTGCAAAAGCAGGCGATCGCATTTTATCTGTTACCATACCCCCAACAGCCACTAAACTCCGCCGGCTGATGAATTTGGGACAAATCCTCCAATCCCATGCACTCAGTTTCTTTCACCTCAGCGCCCCAGATTTTTTGCTGGGAATGGATAGTGACCCCCAAAAGCGCAATATTTTCGGATTAATTGCAGCTCAACCAGAACTCGCCCGTGGTGGTATTCGTCTGCGCCAATTTGGGCAAGAAATAATTGAAGTGTTGGGAGGAGCAAAGATTCACCCGGCTTGGGCTGTTCCTGGCGGTGTGCGAGAACCCCTTTCTGCTGAAGGACGCACTCACATACAAGAACGCATCCCTGAAGCCCGGACTATTGCCTTGGATGCTTTGGATAGATTCAAGAAACTGCTCAAAGATTATGAAAAGGAGGCGCAGACTTTTGGTAACTTCCCCAGCTTGTTTATGGGTTTAGTAACACCTGATGGCTTGTGGGAAACTTACGACGGATATATTCGTTTTGTGGATAGTGCAGGTAATATTATTGCTGATAAACTAGACCCCACACGTTATCAAGAATTTATTGGCGAAGCCGTCCAACCAGACTCTTATTTAAAATCGCCTTATTATCGACCTTTGGGTTATCCTGACCAACATGACCAATGTCGCATAGATAGCGGAATGTATCGAGTAGGGCCACTAGCGCGTCTCAATATTTGCAGTCATATTGGGACAACTTTAGCAGACCGTGAATTGCGAGAATTCCGCGAACTGACTTCAGGTACAGCCAAATCATCGTTTTTCTACCACTATGCGCGTTTAATCGAAATTTTGGCTTGTATAGAACACATTGAAATCTTACTTAACGACCCAGATATTCTGTCAACTCGATTGCGTTCCGAAGCCGGTGTTAACCAATTAGAAGGTGTTGGTGTGAGTGAAGCACCAAGGGGTACATTATTTCATCATTATCAAGTCGATGAAAATGGCTTACTGCAAAAAGTGAATTTAATTATCGCTACTGGTCAAAACAATCTAGCAATGAATCGCACGGTAGCCCAAATTGCTCGACATTTCATTCAAGGTACAGAAATTCTTGAAGGAATGCTCAATCGTGTAGAAGCAGGAATCCGGGCTTTTGACCCCTGTTTAAGTTGTTCCACCCATGCAGCCGGACAAATGCCATTGCACATTCAATTAGTCGCAGCAGATGGAAATATTGTTAATCAAGTTTGGCGAGAGTAA
- a CDS encoding RidA family protein — translation MTERFTSAVNSLRAKLSRRNTLLWLGGSGLGTGFLLGTQKGVIATSQQKKEVQLVNPPTLYDATRNGYSHIAVTPARTRTVYISGQFGSDLYGRLVSTEFEPQLVRAFQNLRFALDAVGAKPSDVVKTTVLIVDHTEDKLIPLGREIQNLWPFRPPANTLIPVPRLALNGMLFEIDAYAVIPENR, via the coding sequence ATGACTGAACGTTTTACCAGTGCAGTAAATTCACTAAGAGCAAAGCTATCACGACGAAATACGCTTTTGTGGCTTGGAGGTAGTGGACTAGGTACTGGTTTTCTTCTCGGAACACAAAAGGGAGTAATAGCTACATCCCAACAGAAAAAAGAGGTGCAATTGGTGAACCCACCAACTTTATATGATGCAACCCGAAATGGTTATAGTCATATAGCTGTGACACCAGCAAGGACGAGAACTGTCTATATTTCTGGTCAATTTGGTTCCGATTTGTACGGAAGGCTTGTCTCCACGGAGTTTGAACCACAGTTAGTCAGGGCTTTTCAAAACCTCCGCTTTGCTTTAGACGCAGTTGGTGCAAAACCCAGTGATGTGGTAAAAACCACTGTACTTATAGTTGATCACACTGAAGATAAATTGATTCCCTTAGGGAGAGAAATTCAAAATTTATGGCCGTTTCGACCACCAGCCAACACCCTAATTCCTGTTCCTAGACTTGCACTTAATGGGATGTTGTTTGAAATTGATGCTTATGCGGTGATTCCAGAAAATCGTTAA
- a CDS encoding DUF3122 domain-containing protein: protein MSKTTRQATTRSYKKTRFPLSMCLSPTSLKALFWWLLLLGIMTLYIFLGLGSLTSQTVIAAVNQSEAASKEILYRSLTKLDDQLGHVWQVVLFKQVYPGQAQTVNLRLVGFPGSAELPHPQPLKITTATGKVLTAADVFLDEAPAPTIGQYDFKDILPQLSIEPLVLSIPLPGDTINISVPQRVVQDWQKVINGES, encoded by the coding sequence ATGAGCAAAACTACCAGACAAGCAACAACCAGAAGCTACAAGAAGACTCGATTCCCATTGTCGATGTGCTTATCTCCCACTTCTTTAAAAGCTCTGTTTTGGTGGCTGCTATTGTTGGGGATAATGACACTATATATATTCCTGGGTTTAGGAAGCCTAACCTCGCAAACAGTAATTGCTGCTGTCAATCAGTCAGAAGCAGCATCAAAAGAAATTCTTTATCGCTCACTCACAAAATTAGATGATCAATTAGGACACGTTTGGCAGGTTGTACTATTCAAGCAAGTTTATCCTGGTCAAGCCCAAACTGTAAATCTGCGGCTCGTAGGCTTTCCCGGTTCTGCCGAGTTACCTCATCCCCAACCCTTAAAGATTACCACTGCCACAGGCAAAGTTTTGACTGCTGCCGATGTGTTCCTAGATGAAGCACCAGCACCAACTATCGGTCAGTATGACTTTAAAGATATATTGCCCCAACTATCCATAGAACCGTTAGTTTTAAGTATCCCTTTACCCGGCGATACCATCAATATTTCAGTCCCCCAACGGGTAGTCCAAGATTGGCAGAAAGTCATCAATGGGGAGTCATGA
- a CDS encoding oxidoreductase yields MSRLKLATVWLGGCSGCHMSFLDLDEWLIDLAAQADIVFSPFADIKEYPEGVDVVLVEGAIANEEHLTTIKIVRERSQILISFGDCAVTGNVTALRNPLGSAESVLQRCYIQAADINPQIPHEPGIVPSLLDRVTPVHSIVPVDIYLPGCPPSATRIRAALEPLLQGETPHLAGREFIKFG; encoded by the coding sequence ATGTCTCGCCTGAAGTTAGCAACAGTATGGTTAGGTGGATGTTCTGGCTGTCATATGTCCTTTCTTGATTTGGACGAATGGCTGATTGATTTAGCTGCACAGGCAGATATAGTCTTTAGTCCCTTTGCAGATATTAAAGAATATCCAGAGGGTGTAGATGTGGTATTGGTGGAAGGAGCGATCGCCAATGAAGAACATCTGACTACAATCAAGATTGTCAGGGAACGTTCTCAAATATTGATTTCCTTTGGTGACTGTGCGGTAACTGGTAACGTCACCGCCTTACGTAATCCCTTGGGTAGTGCTGAATCAGTCTTACAACGTTGTTACATCCAAGCAGCCGATATCAACCCTCAAATTCCTCACGAGCCAGGAATCGTACCGTCTTTATTGGATAGAGTCACACCTGTACACTCCATAGTCCCCGTAGATATTTATTTACCAGGTTGTCCACCCTCTGCAACCCGGATTAGAGCAGCTTTAGAACCACTGTTACAAGGCGAAACACCACATTTAGCAGGGCGGGAATTTATCAAATTTGGCTAA
- a CDS encoding type II toxin-antitoxin system PemK/MazF family toxin gives MTNYKFGDVILVPFPFTDQTTTKKRPSVVVSSTDYQRQRSDLILIAVTSTTNPVTSFAEMTITEWKAAGLLKPSIIKPVLTTIDKMLVIKKLGELQEVDTQALHNLLQIILGG, from the coding sequence ATGACAAATTATAAATTCGGGGATGTTATCTTAGTACCCTTTCCCTTCACCGACCAAACAACTACTAAAAAACGTCCATCTGTTGTTGTCAGTTCTACCGATTATCAACGTCAGCGTTCTGATTTAATATTAATAGCTGTCACAAGTACTACTAATCCCGTAACTTCTTTTGCTGAAATGACAATTACTGAGTGGAAAGCAGCAGGTTTGTTAAAACCTTCTATTATCAAACCAGTTTTAACTACCATTGATAAGATGCTGGTAATTAAGAAGTTAGGAGAACTCCAGGAAGTTGACACTCAAGCGTTACATAATCTTTTACAGATTATTTTGGGCGGCTAG
- a CDS encoding eIF2A-related protein, with product MVDNYEYQVGASLPPDAPSYVVRKADSDFYQALKAGKYCYVFNSRQMGKSSLKVRVMQRLVNEGVACSSIDVSGQGSKDNVTQEQWYTGIVSKIVKDLQIAKPIEFRRTWWRDRHDISPVQRFDEFIEDVLLSSIQRHIIIFVDEIDSTLSLGFASEDFFALIRSCYNKRAENPAYKRLTFALLGVATPGDLIQDKTRTPFNIGEAIELDGFKIHDIEPLAKGLAGKVENPQAVMQEVLAWTGGQPFLTQRVCELLGKALSIEKRDFRSVDENQIIELVKEIIHNQIIDNWEANDKQEHLKTIRDRLLISEEISVALLGLYQQILQQVEMTADSSFEQMRLRLTGLVVQQQGKLRVYNQIYRNVFDLSWVENELGKLRFYADKLRAWVESNYQDNTCLLWGEDLEKARVWADGRKLSDVDYRFLSASVEAELNQKVVKAETRQNQALQEEEKAKQRLTEVERKINIGGGILALFVVGAIVAAIGAISANIERQQAQVVTDLERSSADLLRLRGNVGLDNLVEAMRSVKQLKQLVKNGNQLKDYPTVSPILALHNTLEYNREINQLKDDRRVQKQVFSPDTKIVANISDDGTTKLLNLQTGTITTLKHDKKVNNVAFSPNGQIVATASDDGTAKLWNLQGGKIATFKHNKEVNDVAFSPDGKTVGTASWDTAKLWNLQGGEIATLQYDSLVQNIVFSPDGKNVAIASYDSDVKLWNLQGKEIATIIHNKMTKYLSVVNNLFFSPDGKVVATTSRRDATTKLWNLQGKEIATFKYYPDIGIKNSVFSPNGKVVAIYSDDKTVNLYNLQGNTIATLKHNDKVEDIVFSPDGNTVATVSSYVHDGTVNLWNLKGNIIGTFKHQGLFQDISRLEFSPDGQTIATALLDNTAHLWNLQGKKIAIFTHYSQVLNLAFSPDGRTITTASSDGTAKLWNLQGGNIRILKHNDQINNIVFSPDGKTVATTSYDGTAKLWNLQKGEIVTLKHDGVVNDAVFSPDGKTIATTTSSDKTVKLWNLQGQLIATLKHKYEPDKEVVFSPDSNIIATSDDTAKLWNLQGQLIATLTNEGGVREVIFNPDGKSVLTTSYENAKLWNLEGQEIATFKHKHLGEVVFSPDGHTVATASVYRDSDISGSVKLWNLKGEEIITLQHGSFSDVLFSPDGKTIATVSTLSNTAKLWNLQGREIATLTHDGWINHISFSPDGKTIGIRSGDKTVKLWNLRGQEIATLKHNSSTIVSDPIFSPDGKTIATVSLDRTVRLWTEVRDGSWQQFAEYQSRRVVFSPDNKLIAIEGNYFVQLRRVQSLDSLLARGCNDLKEYLASRPDLRKEICPDNK from the coding sequence ATGGTTGACAATTACGAATACCAAGTTGGAGCAAGTCTCCCCCCGGATGCGCCTAGTTATGTGGTGAGGAAAGCCGACTCTGATTTTTATCAAGCTTTGAAAGCGGGTAAATATTGTTACGTCTTTAACTCACGCCAAATGGGTAAATCGAGCTTGAAAGTTCGCGTGATGCAAAGACTTGTCAACGAAGGGGTGGCTTGTTCCAGTATTGATGTTTCTGGGCAGGGTAGCAAAGATAACGTCACCCAGGAACAATGGTATACAGGTATTGTTTCCAAAATTGTCAAGGATTTGCAAATTGCCAAACCCATCGAATTTCGTCGGACTTGGTGGCGCGATCGCCATGATATTTCTCCCGTGCAGAGGTTTGACGAATTTATTGAGGATGTACTTCTGTCATCTATCCAAAGACATATTATTATCTTTGTTGATGAAATTGATAGTACCCTGAGTTTAGGATTTGCGAGCGAAGATTTTTTTGCTCTGATTAGAAGTTGTTATAACAAACGTGCTGAAAATCCAGCTTATAAACGGTTGACCTTTGCTTTATTAGGAGTAGCAACCCCCGGTGATTTAATCCAAGATAAAACCCGAACCCCCTTTAATATTGGCGAAGCAATTGAGTTAGATGGATTTAAGATTCACGACATTGAACCTTTAGCCAAGGGATTAGCAGGAAAAGTAGAAAATCCCCAAGCTGTGATGCAAGAGGTTTTAGCTTGGACGGGGGGACAGCCATTTTTAACTCAGAGAGTTTGTGAATTATTGGGGAAAGCTTTAAGTATTGAAAAGCGAGATTTTAGGTCTGTTGATGAAAATCAGATTATTGAATTAGTTAAAGAAATTATTCACAATCAAATTATTGATAATTGGGAAGCAAACGATAAACAAGAGCATTTAAAAACGATTCGAGACAGGTTACTAATTAGCGAGGAAATTTCTGTTGCTTTGCTGGGGTTATATCAGCAGATTTTACAACAGGTAGAAATGACTGCTGATAGTAGCTTTGAGCAGATGCGCTTGCGTTTGACTGGTTTGGTAGTACAGCAGCAAGGTAAATTAAGGGTTTATAACCAGATTTATAGGAATGTTTTTGATTTAAGTTGGGTTGAGAATGAGTTAGGTAAGTTACGCTTTTATGCTGATAAATTAAGGGCTTGGGTAGAGAGTAATTATCAGGATAATACTTGCTTATTGTGGGGAGAAGATTTAGAAAAAGCTCGTGTTTGGGCGGATGGAAGAAAGTTAAGCGATGTTGATTATCGGTTTTTATCTGCGAGTGTGGAAGCTGAGTTAAATCAGAAGGTTGTGAAGGCGGAAACTAGACAAAATCAAGCTTTACAGGAAGAAGAAAAGGCAAAGCAGCGATTAACAGAAGTCGAGAGAAAAATAAACATTGGTGGAGGTATTTTAGCTTTATTTGTTGTTGGGGCAATAGTAGCAGCAATTGGGGCGATTAGTGCAAACATAGAACGACAACAAGCCCAAGTTGTCACAGATTTAGAGCGGTCATCGGCTGATTTATTGCGCTTGCGTGGGAATGTGGGATTGGATAATTTAGTTGAGGCGATGAGGTCTGTAAAGCAATTAAAACAGTTAGTTAAAAATGGTAATCAACTAAAAGATTACCCAACTGTTAGCCCTATATTAGCCTTGCACAATACTTTAGAATATAACCGCGAGATAAATCAATTAAAAGATGACCGTCGAGTTCAGAAGCAAGTATTTAGTCCTGATACTAAAATTGTTGCGAATATTTCAGATGACGGTACTACCAAGCTGTTGAACTTGCAAACAGGGACAATTACTACTCTCAAACATGACAAAAAGGTCAACAACGTAGCATTTAGTCCCAATGGTCAAATTGTTGCTACTGCTTCGGATGACGGTACTGCTAAGTTGTGGAATCTACAAGGTGGAAAAATAGCTACTTTCAAACATAACAAGGAGGTTAACGATGTAGCATTTAGCCCCGATGGTAAAACTGTTGGTACTGCTTCATGGGATACTGCCAAGTTGTGGAACCTCCAAGGAGGGGAGATAGCTACTCTTCAATATGACTCATTAGTACAAAATATAGTATTTAGTCCTGACGGTAAAAATGTTGCCATTGCTTCATACGACAGCGATGTCAAGCTGTGGAATCTGCAAGGAAAGGAAATTGCCACTATCATACATAACAAAATGACAAAATATCTTTCCGTTGTTAATAATCTATTTTTTAGTCCTGATGGTAAAGTTGTTGCGACTACTTCGCGGAGGGATGCAACTACTAAGCTGTGGAACTTGCAGGGAAAAGAAATTGCCACTTTCAAATATTATCCTGATATAGGAATCAAGAACTCAGTATTTAGCCCTAATGGTAAAGTTGTTGCCATTTATTCAGATGATAAAACAGTTAATTTGTACAACCTCCAAGGAAATACCATCGCAACTCTTAAACATAACGATAAGGTCGAGGATATAGTATTTAGTCCTGACGGTAACACTGTTGCAACTGTTTCATCCTATGTACATGACGGAACAGTCAATTTGTGGAACCTTAAAGGAAATATCATCGGAACTTTCAAGCATCAGGGTCTATTTCAAGATATTAGCCGTTTAGAGTTTAGTCCTGACGGTCAGACTATTGCAACTGCTTTACTTGATAATACTGCCCATTTGTGGAACCTCCAAGGGAAAAAAATAGCAATTTTCACGCATTATAGCCAAGTCTTAAACTTAGCATTTAGCCCTGATGGTAGAACTATCACCACTGCTTCATCGGACGGTACAGCCAAGTTATGGAACCTGCAAGGTGGGAACATTCGTATCCTCAAACATAACGATCAGATTAACAATATAGTATTTAGCCCTGACGGAAAAACTGTTGCTACTACTTCATACGATGGTACTGCAAAGCTGTGGAACCTTCAAAAAGGCGAAATTGTCACTCTCAAACATGATGGCGTAGTCAACGATGCAGTATTTAGCCCTGATGGTAAAACTATTGCTACTACTACTTCAAGTGATAAAACAGTTAAGTTGTGGAACCTACAAGGTCAGTTAATTGCTACTCTCAAACACAAGTATGAGCCTGACAAAGAAGTAGTATTTAGCCCTGACAGTAATATCATTGCCACATCTGATGACACAGCCAAACTGTGGAATCTTCAAGGTCAATTAATTGCTACTCTCACAAATGAGGGTGGAGTTCGTGAAGTAATATTTAACCCTGATGGCAAGTCTGTTTTAACTACTTCTTATGAGAATGCAAAGTTGTGGAATCTAGAAGGACAAGAAATTGCGACTTTCAAACACAAGCATCTAGGGGAAGTAGTATTTAGCCCTGATGGTCATACAGTTGCTACTGCTTCAGTGTATCGTGATTCAGATATTAGCGGATCTGTGAAGTTGTGGAACCTTAAAGGTGAGGAAATTATCACTCTCCAGCATGGTAGTTTTAGCGATGTATTATTTAGTCCTGATGGTAAGACTATTGCCACGGTTTCAACGTTGAGTAATACTGCCAAATTATGGAATCTGCAAGGAAGGGAAATAGCTACTCTCACACATGATGGTTGGATCAACCATATATCATTTAGTCCAGACGGCAAGACTATTGGTATTCGTTCAGGGGATAAAACAGTCAAGTTATGGAATTTACGAGGGCAGGAGATTGCCACTCTCAAGCATAACAGTTCAACTATAGTCAGCGATCCAATATTTAGCCCTGATGGTAAGACTATTGCCACTGTTTCACTAGATCGTACTGTGCGTCTGTGGACTGAGGTAAGAGATGGTTCTTGGCAGCAGTTTGCTGAATATCAAAGTAGGCGTGTAGTATTCAGCCCGGATAATAAATTAATTGCCATTGAAGGTAATTATTTTGTGCAGTTGCGTCGGGTTCAAAGTTTAGATAGCTTACTAGCGCGAGGTTGCAACGATTTAAAAGAATACCTCGCTTCCCGTCCTGATTTGCGAAAAGAAATTTGCCCTGATAATAAATAG
- a CDS encoding AAA-like domain-containing protein, whose translation MTVNPEPIRVLGFRVRQDYINKVKAAMKTAMMKMGKKNQETFAYAIQIAPSTLSSFLNGKNVALGTFQQICQSLDLNWEDIADRADNSITLPVLQSSATSSPILSPDMSIKYPEGPVALDSPFYIERPPTEQDCYREISKHGALIRIKSAEQTGKTSLLIRILHQAQTKGDRTVYISLKEADNQCFINLDKFLRWFCATVSRKLKLENRLDEYWEDDISCNMRCETYFEEYILPEIGQPLTLGLDEVDRLFAYPDIYGDFFGLLRYLHEEARRENIWQKFRLVLAHSTEIYVPLDINRSPFNAGFPVDLPEFNSQQITELAEKHQLNWGEKEVTQLTSMIGGHPFLVRLALYHIARQDVSLDKFLQTAATDSGIYSKQLYRLMSALEQQPELLAAMREVAKANHPVQLSAEIKFKLQAMGLVKITNDGVIPSCELYRQYFQNF comes from the coding sequence ATGACTGTGAATCCAGAACCCATTAGGGTATTAGGTTTTAGGGTGCGTCAGGACTATATCAACAAAGTTAAAGCTGCCATGAAGACAGCTATGATGAAAATGGGTAAGAAGAATCAGGAAACTTTTGCCTATGCAATTCAAATCGCTCCATCAACATTAAGTAGTTTTCTCAATGGTAAAAATGTCGCTCTGGGAACTTTCCAGCAAATTTGTCAAAGCTTAGATTTAAACTGGGAAGACATCGCAGATAGAGCAGATAACTCAATTACCCTTCCAGTTCTCCAATCTTCCGCGACATCATCACCAATCCTCTCCCCTGATATGTCCATCAAATATCCAGAAGGGCCAGTTGCATTAGATTCCCCTTTTTATATTGAACGTCCCCCCACAGAACAGGATTGTTACCGAGAAATTAGCAAACATGGCGCATTAATTCGCATCAAATCCGCCGAACAAACTGGAAAAACTTCATTACTAATTCGGATTCTGCACCAAGCACAAACAAAAGGCGATCGCACTGTTTATATCAGTTTAAAGGAAGCAGACAATCAATGTTTTATCAACTTAGATAAATTTCTGCGTTGGTTTTGTGCAACCGTTAGCCGGAAATTAAAATTAGAAAATCGCTTAGATGAATATTGGGAAGATGATATTAGTTGCAATATGCGCTGCGAAACCTATTTTGAAGAATACATCTTACCAGAAATAGGTCAACCATTAACCCTCGGCTTAGATGAAGTTGATAGATTGTTTGCATACCCCGATATTTACGGTGATTTTTTTGGCTTACTGCGATATCTCCACGAAGAAGCTAGACGAGAGAATATTTGGCAAAAATTTCGCTTAGTCCTCGCCCATTCCACCGAAATTTATGTCCCTTTAGATATCAATCGTTCTCCATTTAATGCGGGTTTTCCTGTCGATTTACCAGAATTTAATTCACAACAGATAACCGAATTAGCCGAAAAACATCAATTAAATTGGGGTGAAAAAGAAGTTACTCAACTCACCTCAATGATAGGTGGACACCCGTTTTTAGTTCGTCTTGCTTTATATCATATCGCCCGTCAAGATGTCAGTTTAGATAAGTTTCTCCAAACAGCAGCCACCGACTCAGGGATTTACTCAAAACAGTTATATCGTCTCATGTCCGCCCTCGAACAACAACCAGAACTATTAGCAGCAATGCGAGAAGTTGCAAAAGCAAATCATCCTGTACAGTTAAGCGCCGAAATCAAATTCAAATTACAAGCAATGGGATTAGTCAAAATCACAAATGATGGTGTGATACCCAGTTGTGAATTATATCGACAATATTTTCAAAATTTTTAA